The Candidatus Thermokryptus mobilis genomic interval AAGGATAGTGTTTTTGGATGGTTTCCGCTTGATATAAATGGGGTGAAGTTTTGGTTAGGCGACGATACAGGAATTCAACATCAGTTCATTGATACAGATGTCAAAAATGGGATGACTTATTATTACGCTGTTGTGGCTTATGATAAAGGGGATGCTGAACTCGGTGTTTATCCATCTGAAAATACAAAATTCATTCAGCGAACGACAACTGGTGAGTTGATTTTTGACAAAAACACTGTAATGGTTACACCAAACGCTCCGGTTGCTGGTTTTCTGCCTGCTGGAACCGATTCAATAATTCATAAACAAGGACCGGCAACAGGTGAAATTTACCTTTATGTGCTTGATCCATACAAAGTCAAAGATAACCATGTTTATAATGTGATCTTTAAAGATACAACTTTTAGTCGTAGGACATCTGCTTATTCGGTTATTGATGTTACTGATCCGGCTCAGCCAGATACAGTTGTCAAGTGGAGTAGAATTTTTGAAGGGGAAACATCGCTTTTTGATGGAATGCGTTTAATTTTTAATAATCACTGGGATGTGAAATTAAAGTCAATTGACACGACGCAGTGGGCAAGACCTGCAAATTCAACTATGACATTTTCTCTTTTCAGTGCCGGTGCAGTCAGAGGGAAACCTTATCCAGCTGATTACGCAATTGAATGTTATGACGAGATCGTTGATACTTCAATGGCTTATTCACCTTTGAGGATTCCAGCTACGCCTGTTAAATTCAGGGTGAAAAATTTGACCGACAATAAATATATCAAGTTTGTTTATGTAAATGTTTATAACCCTTTCACAAAAATAAGACAGATAAGTATTGGTTTTTGGGAGACATACGGGGATGAAAGTTCATTTACTTGGGCTGTGATTTTTCAAGGTGATTCTTCGCTTTCGCTTCCTGGAGCTGGAAATAGGTTGGTGTTTAAATTGAGCAAGCCGTTTAGAAGTGATGATGTATACGAATTTAAAGTCAGAGCTAATAGGGTTGATCCGGAACTTGCAAAGTCTCAGCTTAGTAAAATTCGCGTTGTTCCGAATCCGTATGTTGTAGCTGAGCGTTGGGAGCCACCTCTTCCACCGGGAATTTCAAGTGGGAGAGGACCGCAAAAAATTGACTTTACAAATGTTCCAGCTGGTGCTACGATTTACATCTTTACGGCAAGAGGTGAGCTTGTTGCGACATTGAAGCATGACAAAGACATCGCAGATGGAACTGTTTCTTGGAATTTAAAGACAAAGGAGAATCTTGACGCAGCATATGGTGTATATTTCTATGTCGTTGATGCGCCAGGCATAGGTCAAAAGACAGGTAAATTTGCCATTATCAAATAAAGGGTTTCACGAGCCATGAAAAGGATATTTTTGTTTGTTTTGTTAATTTCTGGGGCGCTTTTCAGCCAATCAAAAGTTGGCACAACAGCTGCTCCGTTTCTTGGGATTGCCGTTGGACCAAGGGCAATAAGTATGGGTGGGGCATTTACTGCTTTTGCCGGTGATGTGAGCACTTTGTATTGGAACCCAGCCGGCGCCTCAAGAATCGGGATAAACGAAATCATGATTTCGCATACAAATTGGATATTTGGAACAAGCTTTGATTGGGTTGGGGTTTCTGTTGCAATTGATAGAAATAATTCCATAGGATTGAGTATAACTCGGCTTGACTATGGTGAGGAAGAAGTAACAACGATTGATTATCCTGAAGGGACAGGGGAAAGATGGGAGGCATATGATATAGCAATAGGGCTATCTTACGCCAGAAATTTAACAGATAGATTTTCAGTTGGAGGAACGGTTAAGTTTATACAGCAAAAACTTTGGAACGAAAGGGCAACAGGGTTTGCGCTTGATATAGGTGTCTTATTTATAACTGAATTCAGAGGGTTGAAACTTGGGGCGAGCATATCAAATTTCGGAACCGAAATGCAACTTGACGGGAAAGACCTTTTTGTGATTTACGACCCTGATCCGACAATTACAGGCAACAACTCAGCAATAAGCGCAAAGTTAAAAACCGATTCCTGGCCATTGCCTCTTCTTTTCAGAGTCGGCGCTTCAATTGACATTTTCAAAAATGAGATGAATTATCTAACTATCTCAATTGACGCACTTCACCCGAATGATAACACCGAGAGTTTAAATGCTGGTTTTGAATATAGCTTTAAAGATATCATTTACCTTAGGGCTGGATATAAATCGCTGTTCCAAAAGGACTCGCAAGAGGGATTTACTGCTGGAGTTGGATTAAGATATAAACTTGGTAATCTCGGCTTTAAATTTGACTATGCTTATCAGGATTTCGGAATTTTGAAAAATATTCAATCGCTTTCTTTGTCGGTTCAATTTTAAAATAAAAAAATTTGGAGGTGAGAAAATTTCAGGGTGCAAAAGCTATAATCAATTTAAAATTTCAACAAAAACAAAAAACAAAATAAGGTGGAGCCATGAGGCGTAAAATTTTTCTCGCGGCAATTTTACTTCTTGCTTTCTCCGTTTTCAGTTTCGCGCAGACGACCGTAAAGGTCACATTTAATGTCAACACAGCGACATCGCCTAAGCTTCTTGTTGATACTTCACTTGTTGAGGTTCGCGGTTCGCATCCACTACTTGGTCCGTGGGGAAGTGCAGCAACCAACAGGATGACAAATCTTGGTGGTGACTATTGGACTTTGAC includes:
- a CDS encoding PorV/PorQ family protein; the protein is MKRIFLFVLLISGALFSQSKVGTTAAPFLGIAVGPRAISMGGAFTAFAGDVSTLYWNPAGASRIGINEIMISHTNWIFGTSFDWVGVSVAIDRNNSIGLSITRLDYGEEEVTTIDYPEGTGERWEAYDIAIGLSYARNLTDRFSVGGTVKFIQQKLWNERATGFALDIGVLFITEFRGLKLGASISNFGTEMQLDGKDLFVIYDPDPTITGNNSAISAKLKTDSWPLPLLFRVGASIDIFKNEMNYLTISIDALHPNDNTESLNAGFEYSFKDIIYLRAGYKSLFQKDSQEGFTAGVGLRYKLGNLGFKFDYAYQDFGILKNIQSLSLSVQF